GAAAAACACGCGACCCATCGTCAACACCCGCTCATTCGACACCATGAAACGACGGATACGATAGGTGACACGCCTTTTTTAGTGTATCCCTCCCGTTACGAGTCGGCGTGTTCCGGGGTTTCTTCGGGTCCCCTCCCTCCTCCCCGGGAAAAAGACGCCGCCGTCGCCGCCCCGTAGACGACCAGGGCCGCGGAGATGGAAAAGAAGAGGTAGCGATAGTCAAACCAGTCCATCATCACCGACAGAAAATAGGGCCCCGCGATGGCTCCTATGGAAAATCCCACGGACATGTACGCCGCCCCCTGGGTGACATATTCCTCGGAGATGTCGTCTCCGAGGACGGCCATGCCCACGGGATACGTGGTGCTGACGATGCCACCTGCAAAAAACGTGGCGATCATCAGCGGCACGGGGCCCTGAAACCAGGGACAGAGGAAGAACCCTATCGCCCCCGTTATGGCCGTTACCGTCAGGAAGAGATGCTTGTTGGTGCGGTCGGCGACCATGCACAGCGGATACTGCAGGATAATCCCTCCCACGAGAAAGGAGGTCACGATCAGGCCCATCTGGGACAGGAGAAATCCGCCGTTTTCCAGGTAGAGGGCGATCAGCCCCAGGATCCCGTCATAAATCAGGCCGAAGATCATCGCGGAGATGATGGGGATGATGATGGCCAGAGGAGACAGGGGACGACGACCCTCCCGTTTCGGCGGGGTGTAGGGCTTCAGCAGGATGATGATCGTCAAAAGGGGCAGGGCGCATACCGCGGCCCCAATGTAAAAGGGGAGCTTCTCCCCCATCTCGTAGAGTCGAAACCCCATGATCGGCCCCAGGGCGCTGCCTGCGGCGATGGCCACGCCGTAAATGCCCATGTTGCGCACCCGTCTTTCCGGGTCGCTCAGGGCGATGATGTACGCTTCGGTGGTCACGAAGATAAAACCCATGAGCAGGCCGTATATAGCCCTGAGAAAAAAGAAATGCCCGATGCTTCGGGCGGCGGCGTACAGAAAAATGATGATGCACAGAAACATCATGCACCAGATCAGCACGTTTTTACCGCCGACGCGATCGATGGCCGGAGGAGTCAGTAGGGAAGAAACCAAGGCCGCGCTGTTGGCCACCAGAATGGACAGGCCCACCAACGTCACCGTGGCGCCGATCTTCTCCATCGCCAGGGCGAGAATCGGCATGCTGACGCCCATGGAAAGCCCCATGATGCCGATGGAGAGAAATGCCGGCAAGAGTGATGTTCGTTCCCGTGTCATCGTCTTGTGTTACCCGCTTCGTTCAGTCGCACGTCCCGTATTGAGTGTCCTCGACAAACGGCGCCCCCTCTCAAGGGCGCCGTTTGTTTCCACAGGATCAGGACCATCTCCGTTCCGATAGTCACGGACGGCCGATTCGCATCGGCGCATGCGCCGTGCAGACCCTCTTTTCTACTGTACCATAAATGTAATCGAGGTCAACTCTCTTCCGTTCGAATCGTTATCGTTCATCCGAAAATCATAGCTGCCGATCATGGCCGGGGCGGTGAATGTCAAGGTGCCCGAGGTCATTCCCTTCATGTAGTGGTATTCAATGTCGTTCATGTCGTTCGTCGATTCATCGCCGTGGGACACGCTTGAGGGAACAATCCCGATCCACCCGCTGTCGGGAAGCCCCGGGGGCGCGGTAAAGGTGACGGTGATGCTCTCTCCGGGAGAGAAGACAGTCTTAGCGAGGGAGATCGACACACCACCTACTCCTGTTCCTCCCCCTCCGCCCCCTGGAGTGACGACAGTAAACGTGGCGGATTTCAGCTCCACACCATCGGAATCGGTATTATGCATGCGAAAATCATAGGTGCCGGGTGTGGTGGGCGCGGAAAATGTCAGGGTTCCCGATGTCAGCCCGTCGAGGTATCGATAGGAGATATCGTGCTGGTCGTTCACCGATTCGTCTCCGTGGGGGATATTGGAGGGAATAATGCCGATCCACGCATTTGTGGGAAGCCCCGCCGGCGCGGTAAAATGAAGCGAGATGGCCTCCCCCGGGGCGAATTCGAGCTTGTCCATCCACAGCGACGGACCGGTGGTCTGGGCGTTGGCCGGAACGACCGACAGCATCCCCACACACAGAACGGCGAAGGCCGAAAGAATCACCTTCGCGACGGTTTTCATACAAACAAACGGTTTCATATATACCTCCTCAGTGAAAAGAATGTGTGTTATATTCCCGCCCGCCCGTCACCCAGAAGGACGCGGGCGATAATGCGCTTCACTCCGTCCCGAAGGGATTCGGATGTGTCGATCCTGACGGTGTGCGGCCGCTCACCCTCGTTCGGCGCCTGGACGAAGGTCTTCTGCCGCCTGAACACCTCCACGGTGGCGTCGGATGCGTTTTTCGACCACATCCGCCCCTCGATACGCTTCTCCACCAGGTCGTCCGTGCACACGGCGTGGACGATGAGAAACCGCGCCCCCAGGTCTTCGGTCATGCACCGGACCCGCTCCCGTTCGTCTTGTTTCAGGTACGCCCCGTCCAGGATAACGGATTGTTTTTTAAGCAGGCGCTCCTCGGTTCTCACCAGCATCTCCCGATACGTCTCCTCGTGCATGCGGGGTGTATAGATGCCCTGGTTGAAATCGCTGTACTGGTGGGACGAGGGATCGATACCGGCGATCTCTTTTCTGACCTCGTCGGTGGATATCACATCCCACCCCAGTTCCTCTGCCACAGCCCGTGCCAATGCGCTTTTACCCGTCCCGGAAAGACCGGTCATCACGATCACGAAGGGCATGCGGGGCCAGACGGCGTAATGATGTGCCAGGGAAAAGTAGGCGGCGGCGTCTTGTTTTGCCCTTTCTCTCTCTTCGGTCGGCTCATCGGTATCCGCCCAGATGAAGCTTTCCACCTTACCCCGAACATAGGCGGTATAACAGGTATAAAAGGGGAGGAGGCGCGGGAGTTCATCGTCGCCCGAGCGGTTCCGGTATTCCGAGACAAACAGGCTCGAGAGGGACGGGTGGAGATGAAAATCAAGGTCCATCGCCAGAAAGGCCATGTCTTCGGCCACGTCCTTCATGCGGAAACGCTCATTGAACTCGATACAGTCATAAATATGTATCGATTCACCATCAATGCAGATGTTTCGCGAATGGAGGTCCCCGTGGCCCTCCCGGATGAAGCCGCCGTCCACCCTTCTTTCGAACGCGTCCCGGTTTTCATTAAAAAAGGCGTCGGTGTATTCCCGAATATCCTCGAATTGCTCGCGGGTAACGGTTTTCCCTATGAACGCTTCTGTTTGGGTGAAGTTTTCGTCGGTGTTTTCCCGTATGGAGTCAATGCTCCCGTATTCATCCACGCTCTTTCCTGTGAGCGCGGTCCGATAAAACGGATCCAGGATGCCGGCGATGCGCCGTATATGATCCGGTGTCACGAGATCGGCGTCCAGCATGACGTTCATCATGCCGCCGGCGGGAAGTCGTTTCATCTCGACCGCGTAATCGATAATCTCCCCCCCGCCGTTTATCTTGATATCCTCTCCCCGCTTCGTAACCGCGACCACGCCCCGATATATATCCGGGCAGAGCCGTCGGTTCAGACGCACCTCTTCTTCGCAGTAGAACTTCCGTTTTGAAAGCGTCGAGAAATCAAGGAAACCGCGACTCACCGGCTTCTTCACCTTATAGGCCAGATCTCCCGCGAGAAAGACAAGAGAAATCGGCGTCTGCACCGACTCCACGCCCGGAGGTGAGTGGGGATAGGCCCCGGGATCGGAGAGACCCGAAAGAAGCATGTGGATATGACGATGTGTTGGATCCATGGGTGTGTACGAATCCCCCCTGTTCGGTGCGTATCCGGAAGGCGGCCGCACGATGCCCACCCGGCGCCTCCCGGTCCGATTCATCCAGCCGGTATGGGGCCTCTCGGCTCGCTTTCCGTGTGTTGATATTATATCCCG
This portion of the Candidatus Zymogenaceae bacterium genome encodes:
- a CDS encoding MFS transporter, coding for MTRERTSLLPAFLSIGIMGLSMGVSMPILALAMEKIGATVTLVGLSILVANSAALVSSLLTPPAIDRVGGKNVLIWCMMFLCIIIFLYAAARSIGHFFFLRAIYGLLMGFIFVTTEAYIIALSDPERRVRNMGIYGVAIAAGSALGPIMGFRLYEMGEKLPFYIGAAVCALPLLTIIILLKPYTPPKREGRRPLSPLAIIIPIISAMIFGLIYDGILGLIALYLENGGFLLSQMGLIVTSFLVGGIILQYPLCMVADRTNKHLFLTVTAITGAIGFFLCPWFQGPVPLMIATFFAGGIVSTTYPVGMAVLGDDISEEYVTQGAAYMSVGFSIGAIAGPYFLSVMMDWFDYRYLFFSISAALVVYGAATAASFSRGGGRGPEETPEHADS
- a CDS encoding AAA family ATPase, whose protein sequence is MDPTHRHIHMLLSGLSDPGAYPHSPPGVESVQTPISLVFLAGDLAYKVKKPVSRGFLDFSTLSKRKFYCEEEVRLNRRLCPDIYRGVVAVTKRGEDIKINGGGEIIDYAVEMKRLPAGGMMNVMLDADLVTPDHIRRIAGILDPFYRTALTGKSVDEYGSIDSIRENTDENFTQTEAFIGKTVTREQFEDIREYTDAFFNENRDAFERRVDGGFIREGHGDLHSRNICIDGESIHIYDCIEFNERFRMKDVAEDMAFLAMDLDFHLHPSLSSLFVSEYRNRSGDDELPRLLPFYTCYTAYVRGKVESFIWADTDEPTEERERAKQDAAAYFSLAHHYAVWPRMPFVIVMTGLSGTGKSALARAVAEELGWDVISTDEVRKEIAGIDPSSHQYSDFNQGIYTPRMHEETYREMLVRTEERLLKKQSVILDGAYLKQDERERVRCMTEDLGARFLIVHAVCTDDLVEKRIEGRMWSKNASDATVEVFRRQKTFVQAPNEGERPHTVRIDTSESLRDGVKRIIARVLLGDGRAGI